In a single window of the Zea mays cultivar B73 chromosome 5, Zm-B73-REFERENCE-NAM-5.0, whole genome shotgun sequence genome:
- the LOC103626951 gene encoding uncharacterized protein, with the protein MAPFTILDAKDGVVSDFLSLSTMLFPNFSADLNGTTGDMVDFQSTGDVGNSASITEMGNLVPEPSYVEAEEARLWSVATMNCLEFDAWTTVVEEMDKNAEVIFG; encoded by the exons ATGGCCCCTTTCACAATCCTAG ATGCTAAAGATGGGGTCGTTTCTGATTTCCTGAGCCTCAGCACGATGTTGTTTCCGAATTTTAGTGCGGACTTGAATGGGACAACTGGCGATATGGTTGATTTTCAATCTACAGGGGATGTAGGGAATAGCGCATCCATCACCGAGATGGGCAACCTGGTTCCTGAGCCATCCTACGTGGAAG CAGAAGAGGCTAGATTATGGAGTGTTGCTACTATGAATTGCTTAGAATTTGATGCCTGGACCACAGTTGTTGAGGAGATGGACAAAAATGCTGAGGTAATATTTGGTTAG
- the LOC100273681 gene encoding alpha-L-fucosidase 2: MGSQRQRHRAVTGLPAAGARMLALLCASSWVLVLTTAQNYSAIFNFGDSITDTGNLCTSGRPSQITFTQPPYGETYFGTPTCRCSDGRVVVDFLSTQFGLPFLPPSKSSSADFRQGANMAITGATAMDAPFFRSLGLSDKIWNNGPISFQLQWFQQIATSVCGQSCKSYLGNSLFVFGEFGGNDYNAMIFGGYSIEQARKYVPKIVNTISRGIDKLIAMGATDIVVPGVLPIGCFPIYLTIYQSSNGSDYDSLGCLNSFNDLSTYHNSLLQKRVDIIQSRHRKTARIMYADFYSAVYDMVRNPQSYGFSSVFETCCGSGGGKYNYQNSARCGMAGAAACSSPASHLSWDGIHLTEAAYKHITDAWLRGPYCRPPILHN, from the exons ATGGGCAGCCAGAGGCAGAGGCACCGAGCGGTCACTGGCCTCCCGGCGGCGGGCGCGCGGATGCTGGCCCTGCTGTGCGCGTCGTCGTGGGTGCTGGTGCTCACGACGGCGCAGAACTACAGCGCCATCTTCAACTTCGGCGACTCGATCACCGACACCGGCAACCTGTGCACCAGCGGCAGGCCGTCGCAGATCACCTTCACGCAGCCCCCCTACGGCGAGACCTACTTCGGCACGCCGACGTGCCGCTGCTCCGACGGCCGCGTCGTCGTCGACTTCCTGA GCACCCAGTTCGGGCTGCCGTTCCTGCCGCCGTCCAAGTCGAGCAGCGCGGACTTCAGGCAGGGCGCCAACATGGCGATCACGGGCGCCACGGCCATGGACGCCCCCTTCTTCCGCTCGCTCGGGCTCTCCGACAAGATCTGGAACAACGGGCCCATCAGCTTTCAGCTGCAGTGGTTCCAGCAGATCGCCACCTCCGTCTGCGGACAGA GCTGCAAGAGCTACCTGGGCAACTCCCTGTTCGTGTTCGGCGAGTTCGGCGGCAACGACTACAACGCCATGATCTTCGGCGGCTACTCCATCGAGCAGGCCAGGAAATACGTCCCCAAGATCGTCAACACCATCTCGAGGGGCATCGAT AAACTGATCGCCATGGGCGCGACCGACATCGTCGTCCCCGGGGTGCTTCCCATCGGGTGCTTCCCCATCTATCTGACCATCTACCAGAGCTCCAACGGCAGCGACTACGACAGTCTCGGCTGCCTCAACAGCTTCAACGACCTGTCCACGTACCACAACTCCCTGCTCCAGAAGAGGGTGGACATCATCCAGAGCCGGCACAGGAAGACGGCGCGCATCATGTACGCCGACTTCTACTCCGCCGTCTACGACATGGTCCGCAACCCACAGAGCTACG GGTTCAGCTCGGTGTTCGAGACGTGCTGCGGATCAGGCGGCGGCAAGTACAACTACCAGAACAGCGCGCGGTGCGGcatggcgggcgccgccgcgtgcTCTAGCCCGGCGTCGCACCTCAGCTGGGACGGCATCCACCTCACGGAGGCCGCGTACAAGCACATCACCGACGCCTGGCTCAGGGGGCCGTACTGCCGCCCGCCCATCCTGCACAACTAA